Below is a genomic region from Fusarium oxysporum Fo47 chromosome VIII, complete sequence.
GAGCGGACCTGGGCGTTGTTAGGGACGTGAAAATTTGGGTTGACTGTCGTTAGGACTCACGTTGTACTTCTCACGGAGCTCCTTGGAGAGGGGAGCGCTCATGATGACACGGCGCTGGTCAGAGGGAGCCTTGAAGTGAGCGGCACGGCTCTTGCGTCGAGAAGACGAAACGACTAATTGAGGTCAGAATAAACACGAAAAGCTGTTGCTGCGTATAGAGAAACTCACTGGGGCTGACTTTGACCATTTTGTCGGTGGTTGGCGAGGACGACGCTGGTGAGTTAGTTGAGCGTTGGGCGATGAAGAGCGGATTGACAAAACGAAAGAAAAATTGAAGGAGAAAAAGTTGTGTGGATTTTAGTGAGGTTTGTGGGCACGTGACTGAATTACCCTACTTCGAGCTCGATGGTGGAGTTGGCTGAGTCAGCGATTGCGGGCCGCATTTGCCGCATTGGAGCATTAGAACACCGTTTTTCTTTGCAGGTATCGGCATCAAGTTGAGGAGATGAGAAAAATCTGCATGATGTCGGATGCTAATGGCACATGCGAGGAATTTAAAGTTTTATAGAAGGAATTTTTGACTAGAAAGAAGTGTTGATCATTGACTTGAATCCGTGTGACACGGAGTCATAGTCTTCAATGTCATAGACATGTCTAATCCGAAATAACTGTATGGTATGCATATTGTTTTACAAGAGGAGGGTATTGTACATTTAATCCAACACATCTGTCCCATCTATGCAGACATAGGTCTCTGGAATCGTCCATTGTTATCGTATCTGGCTTCTACAATAGTCGTTAGGCTTTCTATCTTCCTTATGTGACTTGAATAACTTACTGAAGAAGGTGTAACTCAATGTCACAGTCTCTACGCCCTTCATGTTCATATCATTGAGCAGATCAGGGTCCAAGTAGAAGAAAACGGGCATGTCCACAGTCTCGCCCGCATTGAGACGCTGCTCCTCGAAGCAGAAACACTGGATCTTACTGAAGTACGGCGCACACTGGGCAGGTGTCACACTGTAGGTAGCAACTCCGATGATATCCTGGTCACTTTTGTTGGTGGCCTTGTAGAAAGCCAGTGCGGTCTCACCGGGGAGAACTCGCACTTCTCGCTGTTGAGGGACGAACTTCCAGGGCAGGACATCGGAGACAGAGGCACTGAAAGTGACTTTGATTCGCTTGGCGTCTCTAACGGGGACGACTCGGCTTGCGAGATCGCCTTCGTCGCCTGATCCTGGACCGCCGTGGGCACGTACAGGCTGACCGCCCCAGCCGGTGGTTTGGCAGATCTTCAAGTGCATTAGAAAGGATCATGATATTGAGGAGGGAGTGCCTCACCATCTTGTAGAAGGGCACAGAGCCATAAGTGAGAGTTACAAATCCGAGGATTGTACTCAAGACGTAGTACCTGATAATCGTAAGCCACGACCTCTGCAGTCCCATTTTCAATCGTACGCTACGGTCCTGTTCTTCTTGCTATAATGCGCACGAATCTCCTCCATCGTAGGTGTATAAGGCTGTCCCGTGCGGGCGTTATTCGATGCATTGCGGGCAAAGTTGAAGGCATTTCGCTGGAGCTTCGGTCGGGTATTCTGGCAGAAGAAACATGACCATTGTGAAGAAGCCGCTCGGGCTGAACTTCGCGCGAGTCGAGGCGCTACGTTCATGGTCAATTGGGGCCAATTGGTGGTTTTGTTGGTGGTGAGACGTAGCTATTGAGTCGGCTGATGTTTGGGGATTTCTTGCTGACGTCGGGGATCGGGATCTGCAATGCCGATGGTGGAAAGTGAGCTACCCTGTGGAAAAACGCCTATTGATCATGAAGTTTGG
It encodes:
- a CDS encoding cytochrome c oxidase assembly protein CtaG/Cox11-domain-containing protein yields the protein MNVAPRLARSSARAASSQWSCFFCQNTRPKLQRNAFNFARNASNNARTGQPYTPTMEEIRAHYSKKNRTVAYYVLSTILGFVTLTYGSVPFYKMICQTTGWGGQPVRAHGGPGSGDEGDLASRVVPVRDAKRIKVTFSASVSDVLPWKFVPQQREVRVLPGETALAFYKATNKSDQDIIGVATYSVTPAQCAPYFSKIQCFCFEEQRLNAGETVDMPVFFYLDPDLLNDMNMKGVETVTLSYTFFKARYDNNGRFQRPMSA